The following is a genomic window from Clupea harengus unplaced genomic scaffold, Ch_v2.0.2, whole genome shotgun sequence.
AACCGCGTGAGGACTATTCAGAAGAAGAGCGGGCAGTTTGATGTAAGTTGCTATAGTCAGCAGATTGAGCTATCTATTATTCTACTTTTCTCTATCTAGTCTGCTGTTATGCTGCGTTTATGGCGTTAACAACGCAATGTTCTTCCCTGTAGCTGCTGCTCTGTGTTGGAGATTTCTTTGGTTCGTCTGAAGAGGCGCAAGCAGAATGGGAAGAGTATAAATCGGGAGCTAAGAAAGGTACCTGAGTTAAGCATAACAGTAATCGGAGCCCACTCCAGAACTCCTCCTCTTCACTTTCTTCATTTAGGCGAGTGTCTGGACACTTATGAATTTCAGCTACTCCAGCTATTCTTTCTATCCAATCCATGTAATCGATTCTATCTTTATATCCAATTTTAATTTCAGCCCCCATCCACACGTATGTGCTTGGGGCAGCAAGCTACGAAACAGTGAAGTATTTCCCCAGTGCAGATGGCTGTGAGTTGGCTGAGAATATAATCTATCTGGGTaaggttttatttttctttttttttcttcttcccattCTTTAGTACTTTGATGGTTAGCtttggtgaaaaaaaataatttccCAGGCCGACTCTAAAGGCATTGTAAAAGAGCTTCTCATTCTATGAAGGAGTTTAGGAATGGGTGCATACCTGCTTTTTATTTGTACTAGAAAAAAAATCGACACATTCTCATACAATGTTTTCTgtataaatattttaaaagtagaAAACCATCTGCTAAATCTATTAAGAGTATGAATATGACCTCCGCTATACTGAACAGTGCCACCTCTGAGAGCAGGCAGACGTCCTACCTGATATTTGTTTTGACCTGCGTTGCTTTAATACAAGCATCACTGGAACCTCGCACTCAGAGCCCGAACATTGGCACTCTCCCTGGACCACAGAAAAGCTTTCACGCCTCTCCTCTTGTTTTGCCAGGCCGCAAGGGGGTGTTTACAGGCGCGTCGGGGCTCCAGATCGCTTACGTGAGTGGGCGAGAAGGCCATCAGGAGCCTGCCCCAGCACACTGCTTCTCCCCTAAAGATCTCTCTGCCCTGGTGGAGCCCCTGGTGAACTCCAAGTTCAAAGGGGTGGACATCCTGCTCACCTCACAGTGGCCTCGTGGAGTCTGGCAGTATGGCAACAACCCTGTAAGAAATGCTTAAAGCCCGCTTGTATTCTGAAAGAATGTTGAATTAGTTTGAGGTTTTCatctgtttgttatttattcataaatatcatgttttcatgtatgttatgttataaaaatataacatacatttacatatattgTCTTTGCACAAATCAGACCAGACAGTCCTGCAACTAATGCTTATGCTATAATGCACAAAGATTGTGAACAATTAAGTTGTCCAGTTAGTTCTCATTAGTAATTATGAGGCCATATAATCACAAACTAAACTGCATCTCCCAAACAGAAATGCTCCTAAAGCGTATCCGATTATTCACATAACTTCACAAAGCTGAAAGACTGCAGGTTGCATGCTTACACAACCTCGCTAAATGACAATTTGGGCCATTTTCAGGAAGTGGACACAAGATTTTGTGGCGTGGGGTCTATCGCCAGCCTGGCCAATCACCTGAGGCCTCGCTACCACTTTGCAGGTATGGAGGGGGTGAGCTATGAGAGGCTGCCTTACCGGTAAGTGGGCCATCACTCCTGATCCTGTTTGAAGCCTGTGACTTCATTAGGGAGGAGGGCAGTAATATGATTAtataatattttgtatttgatttgCATTCTATTATATAATATGATTTTGTATTTAATGCATGATTATACgtcacagctcacacactgTCCAATATATATCCCTAAAATAAGTTTGACCAACTTTGGCCCAAGTTTGACGGTGGAAATGGCTGTCAGAAACGACAAGTGCAATTCTGCAGAGTGAGTGGTAAATGCATTAAATGGGCAGAGCAGAGCCAGCCTGAAGTTAACTGGTGAAGGGTTTGGTTAAAGCTGAGCAGACTAACCTCGAAGCAAAATTACAGTGAAAGACGATTGGCAGCATCTGTAGCGTAAGTAAGTTTACATAAACGAGTTTAGGACAACCACATGGGCGGAATACGTTGTATCTACCAGCCGTTTTCCCCGTCTGACTAGGGccctgtatgtttttgtatggaGGGTGCTTGATTATgtctaaatgtgtttgtgttgagaaATAAGCGTTACGAGTTGCTTGTGCCTTTCCATTCTGTTTAGGAACCATTTAGTCCTTCAGGAGAATTCCCAGCATGTTAGTCGATTCATTGCCCTCGCTGCAGTCAACAATCCTGCCAAGAAGAAGGTGAAGCATCTTAGCCTTGACTTTATTCCCAGTGATTTATGCAGGCAATTATTCCTCTTttactattgtgtgtgtgtcccctctctGCAGTATTTATATGCGTTCAACGTAATCCCCATGAAGAACATGGACCCTGTAGAACTGGTGAAACAGCCACAAGATGTTACAGAGAATCCCTACAGAAAGCCTGCCGTGGCCGGCCAGAAAGGCAGACCTGGCATTACATTTCCCacggagcaggtgtgtgtgtgtgtgtgactcacttcTATATGGTTATACAAAATatagaaatgtttttgtttaatgtttgtGCTGAGATTGAATCAAAATCTGATCGCATCTGCATGTTTAACAAATCTTTTTTAAGAACAATGTTCAGACTTTCCTCTTTCACTTCAAACTGCATGTGAACCAAAGCTCATCTGGTTgacactgtgtgctgtgttaaaGGAGGAGCCAGCATCTCAGTTTTTCTTTGACCTGGGGAGGAGGCCTCAGCACCAACGTCGTCAGCAGCATCAGAATCAGCACCAAAAGAATCGGGAGGAACgtcttcagcagcagcagcagtattaTCAGCAGCATCAGGGGCAGCAGGAACCGGGGAAGGAACCAGGGCAGGAACCGGGGCAGGAACCGGGCCGGAAGAGACCCTCGGAGGGAGATCGGTTTCCAGGCGGTCAGCACCACCAGCTTCCCAAACTGCCACGCAAACCCCGTGAGTCACACAGCACTCACTCTccccttccaacacacacacatattattacTCATTATTACGAACACACTCCCTccccttccaacacacacacattattactcATTATTACGAACACACTCCCTCCCCTtccaaacaaacactcattattaagaacacactcaaagttcaaagtactttatttgtcattgtcacaaaaacaacgagacagtagaggcagcaacagacagctaaaaatttaaattgctgtgg
Proteins encoded in this region:
- the LOC122132737 gene encoding CWF19-like protein 1, with amino-acid sequence MGEQALRVLACGDVEGRINALFNRVRTIQKKSGQFDLLLCVGDFFGSSEEAQAEWEEYKSGAKKAPIHTYVLGAASYETVKYFPSADGCELAENIIYLGRKGVFTGASGLQIAYVSGREGHQEPAPAHCFSPKDLSALVEPLVNSKFKGVDILLTSQWPRGVWQYGNNPEVDTRFCGVGSIASLANHLRPRYHFAGMEGVSYERLPYRNHLVLQENSQHVSRFIALAAVNNPAKKKYLYAFNVIPMKNMDPVELVKQPQDVTENPYRKPAVAGQKGRPGITFPTEQEEPASQFFFDLGRRPQHQRRQQHQNQHQKNREERLQQQQQYYQQHQGQQEPGKEPGQEPGQEPGRKRPSEGDRFPGGQHHQLPKLPRKPPQPTGPCWFCLASPEVEKHLVVSIGTHVSLLLFLGMCVLVYKIVKSECVFVFVSCLF